From Aegilops tauschii subsp. strangulata cultivar AL8/78 chromosome 5, Aet v6.0, whole genome shotgun sequence:
GGCTAATATTCCTCTAATTGACTCGGTCTTATTACTTTGTTCTAGATAAAGGTATCTGTTTTACTACTCTAGATCTCGATCTAGTTGTTCTCTTTGATTTGCTAGTCCTTTCTCTAATCAATTTGGTCTTATTGCTTTGTCCAGATCAGAAGAACTCGCTACCGGTAAAGCACCTTTGTGGCCCACCCAAGAATCAGATCTAGGATGGCGTGCTGTGATGGCTGAATCCACCTCCCGGTTAGTTTCCCGTCTCATTTCTCTGTTTTACTATAGATCTGATCTCACTATTCTCTGCTACTCCCTCGGTAAATAAATacaagagcatttagatcactactttagtgtcTAAAcacttatatttctttacagagggagtactattctACTCGTCGCCTCCTCCTGCTGCTACCTAGGATAGAAGAGGAAGAATAACCAATAACTTGATCTAGAACAAAGCAACAAGATCGAGTCGATTAGAGGAACGTTTAGGAAGGAGTAGCAAAATAAAGAGAACAGCTAGATGAAGATCTAGAATAGTAAACTAGATACCAATAAGACCGTGTTGATTAGACGAAGAATAACAAATACCTTGATCTAGGAGACAAGACCAAGTCGATTGGAGGAGGGTAGAGGCAGTTCCTCAGTCTGCTCTGCCTCCGTCACCATCATGGGGAGGATGACCAATTAGGTGTGCTTAACATGACTTCAGGCGGATAACAAGGAGCAAGCAAGAAAGAGTGTGTGCGTCTGGTGTTCCTAAAGTGCTAAGTGTCATTGTCCCAAGCTCTTCTGAGCTTGGCATACAACAACCAGAGCTCGTGATTAGAACTTTTGCTTTTAACTCTTGTAAAGTTCAAATCTTAAATTCCAAAGTTGATTTTTGAGGTGGAACTTTTGGATTTGAAGTCTTGGCACATTTTGTAGGTGAGTTGGAATTGGTCCTACTAGCCAGATGGCAACTAAGGCTTCCGATAAAGAACGTGCTCCTCCTTGCTAGATCTCCCACCTTTGTCATGTCTGTCCTCCACCACCAGATCCATCGAGGTCCGGGCAACATTAAGCACCTCCTCCTTGGATCAGATAATTCAAGTCATCGTCATCACTCACTCTGGTAGCGAAAGAGTTGGGAGTGGTGGGCGCCATGGATGGAGGCTCTGGTGCTATTGGCCTAGACAGGTATGCCATTTCCACTCTTTTTTCTTGCTTGCATCCTCTTCCTTTCTTCATTGTGTGAGGTTATCACCAGACTAGCACCTAAACAGTAGATGGAAGTATATTTCCGACACGAACAGCCTCGAGATTACGTGATAAGTTCTGATGGCATGAAAAAAGCTGTTTTTAAGGCAATTACGGTTGCTAATAATAAGTCAACAACCAGCCCCAAGATAAACTTAGCTACAATGTTGGATCATCATACCTACAATGCAGGAATACATTTCATTTACGCGTGAGACTATTCTATAAAAGTAAAACCCTACACGTGACTTGTGACTGTGCCGCACGAGGGGGCAGGGGAGGAGTTGTTCCCTTACACTGATACAGATGAACCGGCTGGAGCACCACACAGTCCTGCCAGGAATATCCCAATGCCCTGCACGTAGACACTTTAATAGCAGCCCAGAAGAATCCGCACACGAATCAAAGAAAGTATGGCACAACCAATCATCACATCACATAGAAAGTACTTGAAACTATTTGTGCTCTAGCATATACATCCAGTCAAAGCATTTGTAAGGAGAAGGAAAGCATTCAAATTCTAGTATTCATGGATAACCATATTTCACTAGCCCTTATAAGACAACTTCTGAAATGACAGTCACCTGTAAACCAATACTTCGAGTAAGAACATGAGCTGGGGGTGGTGTTGCACCGGCTAGACGTGCAGTTGCAAAGTGTGCACCGGTTGACTACACAAGATAGCACAATTAGACTCTAGCAGAAAGAATGCACGAAAGAAGATAGAACAAAAGGAAATCCAATTAGTCTTTAACCTCAAAAGATGAAACAAGCACAGCACCCATCATTCCAAATGAATGACCTGCAGTGAAGATTGGTGGACCCCAATGGAAGGGGTATGAAATTTTGATCCTGAAAGTGCAGGCATGCAAAGAGTGGATTAAAAATGGCTGCTCCAAACATTTATGATTCGTAAAGTTAGTTCATAAGAAATATCTTCAAGAGCTATACCATGGTGCAGATGATATAAGGAAAGACTTGTCAGTGCGGCAGTGCTGTTGTGTCTTGAGCGAAACATGGTTGTATGCACCAGCAGCAGTAAGGATAGCTGCAAAGGCCCACACAATGCCGATACAAAGAAGCAACGAATACCTCTCAAACAAGAAGGTTGTTCGCTCATGGATATGTCTGAAGTAAAGTGGCGCATACTGCATAGAGCAAATTGAACAGTTGGTTCCTAGCCAGCTTCACAAATCATAGCATAACTAAAATGGAAATTAATCAATATTTCGATCAGAAAATACAAAAGGAGATTTTAAGTTGTTACCTGTTGCACAACAATCGCAAGAATTAGCATTGGCAACCCAATCTCAACACATTTTCCAACCTACCATGGAAAATAAACATTATATGTTTCCATTCTTTCTTTCTCAATGTTCAGTCCTCTGCTAAAATATAGAAATCATACCTGAGGAAAGCCAATTTGAAATAGTCCAAGACCAACGACACAAACAACAGGAGTCATTATTACAGGACTGAATTTCCTGCAAAGTAAATTACATGAATATTAATAGCTTGAAAAGAAAATAATACTATATGAAGTCTAAGAACTAGTACTACAGGATGCATACTTGGCAAATGCCCCCCATGCTCTGCTGTATCCAAGAATCATGTTGAGGATTGAAGCAACAATTAGAGCCCCTTGAGTTGCTCTCATTGTGTGAACGAATCTCTGCAGATGCCTCAATAGTTAGAAGTGTAAATATTACCATGTGAAAGATAATTTATCAATGAATCCTCGAAAGAACTATCATTCCAAATAACATTTGCCAAAACGAGACAAGGAGCATGGTTAAACATTACAGATAAAAGAGTGTTATGACTGAGCAAATTAGCACCACTCTACCTCGTGATTACTTTCAAAGTCGTTTGTGTTAAACTGTCTGGCTATTGACAGCACTGGGACAACAAATGCGAAGGAGGCATTCATAACTGTTGGAAGTCGTGTCCCAACGAGTGTTTGGAGCAGAGTATTAATGCCACTCACAAACAGGAACGCTTGAATAACACGAGCCTTCTCACCCTGTCAGTAAGAACAACAAAAGCAGCAGGGAATCAACATTAAATCCTCAAGGAAATTACATCGATGCATAACAAAATGCTAAATGCTATGAATAGTAAAACAAATTGATATACTTACAGGACCACCACCCATTGCAGGAACAATAATTGACACAAGCATGACAGTCGAGCCCAACATCACTAGGTAGTGGAGGAATGCAAGCCCTGCTACCTGAACTGTAGATGATGGCATAATAGAACAGGGTAAGTGCAAGTTTTACATATATCCTAATCATATCCAAACAAGTAAACCAATTCCAGCAGTACCGTTCATACCTAAATATATGCAAAGGAGAAGTATAAAAGACTACAGGAGATATGCAGACAAAGACTTTTTTTAAAGATTAGGTATGCATAGACTTCTCTTTTCTATACTTCAAAGTGGCAGATCACAACAATTCCTCTTTTTGTTCCATGAAAAAACATTGCCTCTTATAGCAGCACCTGATAGAAGTGTTGCTAGCTGTCTAATTGAACATCCCAGATTCACATCACGAATAGTAGGTACAGCCCTTCACAGATCAACAAAGTATGCAATAACAAAGGCCATAATTCTACATGAACAGGAGATTCAACAAAATCAATACATGAATGAAGTCGATTATGTATGGGGACTTCACAAAACAGAGCATTATTGAACGCAACCAAACCGAAATCTGAGATAGGCCTTGAACAAAAGAATGACCAAGAGCCATCTGCAAACCAAAATTAAAGATGCCTGAATCTGTAGGTAGTACTAGAAATCTGAGATTACATCGTCCTGTTTGCGCACAATCGAACTGTACACGAGGAAGCAAAAGAAAGTAAAAGCGGGCAGGGGAGTTAAAGAGGGGAGCCAGGATTGGATTCCGTACCCCAAGAAGGATTGGAGTGGACGCAGTAGTTGAGTTGGTTGAACTGCTCGTAGGGCTGGTGCATGGCGCCCGCGCCGACCGGAGCGTTCATCATGGGCTGCATCCCCATGGGCGGTGGCACGCCCACCGGCGGCGGCACCCCGGGCTGGTGGttcatctcgcccattggatcaACACCGACTCAAGCAAGAACACTCTCTCGCCTTGGACCAGACCAGAAACTGCTGCACAGGAAGGAAAAACAATCAGGGGATGCTCTTGGGTCTTCACACCTTTGGCCCCCTTTTATGCGCGCAGTCGGGGGGCTTCGCATTGATTGCACAAATTTTTTAGCAGTGCACAAAACGGAATTTAGGGCATTTAATCAGTAGAGTAAACCAGTGCCAGGAATTGGAGGGTGGGAGTAACTACACTCCAAAGATTGCAGCTCTCGCCTCTCACAAGGGGATGAAAAAACGGCCACTTTGCCAGCAGCAGAAAGGTTGCAGAGGAGAAGAGAACACAGACACTCCAGCCTTGCAGCTGCTGCTTGTATCTTACCCTAGCTCACAAGAATTGACCACGACTCCATGGGCGACTCACTCACAAGCAAAGATGCAAATCTTGAGGGGAAAAAAGTGTAGTAGTATTATCCTACAGTTGGGAGGAAAGTGACAGGCAGAGAGAAAGAGAAACATCAACAA
This genomic window contains:
- the LOC109757650 gene encoding nucleobase-ascorbate transporter 3, which encodes MGEMNHQPGVPPPVGVPPPMGMQPMMNAPVGAGAMHQPYEQFNQLNYCVHSNPSWVQVAGLAFLHYLVMLGSTVMLVSIIVPAMGGGPGEKARVIQAFLFVSGINTLLQTLVGTRLPTVMNASFAFVVPVLSIARQFNTNDFESNHERFVHTMRATQGALIVASILNMILGYSRAWGAFAKKFSPVIMTPVVCVVGLGLFQIGFPQVGKCVEIGLPMLILAIVVQQYAPLYFRHIHERTTFLFERYSLLLCIGIVWAFAAILTAAGAYNHVSLKTQQHCRTDKSFLISSAPWIKISYPFHWGPPIFTAGHSFGMMGAVLVSSFESTGAHFATARLAGATPPPAHVLTRSIGLQGIGIFLAGLCGAPAGSSVSVENIGLLGLTKVGSRRVIQISTGFMIFFSIFGKFGAFFASIPLPIFAAIYCILFGIVAAVGISFSQFANKNSMRNIYIIGLSLFLGISIPQYFAEYTASAGRGPARTNAGWFNDIINTVFASGPTVALIVASLLDNTLEPRANENDRGLSWFTPFLRRRKGYSDPRNEEFYSYPIRVHDFVPHRFL